ACATTTCTCTGTACAATTTGACATATACCCATACCAACCTGACTTTGTTTTACTGACCATTTGGTTGAGCTAAAAACTGAAAATGTATAGTGCAAAGCAAAGTTACACTGtttcaaaataatgtaaatcTCCTTACTGTCTTTCTGTCTGAGGTCATCTTCAAGCTTTTCTAAACCAATACACTCCTCAATTAGTTGGTCCAGTTCTGAATAAGAAGGGCTGATGCCACTTGCGGCTGCCTCTCGCCTCATCCTCTGTTTATATTTATCGGAAACCAAGATATATCTGTCTTGTATGGATCGTTTGGACATGTTCTCTTTGAAGAGGGGTTGCTTAACTCCACTCAGTTTGTCAGCAATTTTCTGCCAAATTTGTGCCCTTGCACTAGTCTTCTTCTTAGTTTTAAAAGGGTTTTCAATTCGTACCTCCTTCATCAAAGCTATGTCATGGTCGTCAGTCCAATCCATAGGTCTTCTATAAAACGAAACACATATCAAAAAGTAATTTTAAGTCTCAGTAGAAAACCAAGGTTAGGGTTGGTTCATCTGAAATGTTGTATTTTTTACAGTTGCCTCATGATTActgacattgaacttataatattGAGCACAACACAtgtatttctaaaacagaaataaaatgttcatataCATTCCAgtataaaaataaaagttaagACTTTACCCAAGCTAAAATATTTAAGGAAGTATACTTCTGTTCcaaatattgaattattttcaaaaaagacTAAACTTAAATGCTTCAACCACTTACTTTATCACAAAGAAACGGAATAATTTCAGACGCTCGTCAAGTTTGCTTGCTGATAAAGTAATTTTATGCATGCCCAAACGCTGggtttttcatctcttgaaagGGTTTGCCATTCTCATCTGTAGCTGGCCAGTCTTTGTTTTTTCACACGTACAAAGTATCAAAAAGTAAGCTTAAGCTTACATTGTTTTTGCCGAAAAATCATAGGGCAGCCCTTCCAATTCTTTGGTGAatctttgaaacctttgaaattattttacgagaGGTAAGTTTGTAAACACAAGAGCCCGATATAAATTAAGTTCCAGAGAAACTGAAAATGCACAGCGggaaacaaattgactttcGCATTAAATTTGCGTTCGTAAAATTATTCTACACGTATCCAATGAGAAAGTTGAATAAACCAAGCTGTCTAGTAAATACAAAATTGCTTTGTgcgaaacaaaacaatgtttcTGGTCTATCTACGATACttacaagttttctttgcaaagcgaCGCCATGGCAAACACCACAGACGGCAATCAGCTCACTTTCACGTCCGTGACTTTATCTCAAAAACGGCTGGGCATGCGCAATAAATGCGAGCCCTGAAActttacttccggtagccgtccgtgaatcaaaaacgtctgctgcttaagctctctattaccAAACCAAACACCTACTGGGATAAATGTCTTCCAAGCAGTAATACTTCAAAGGAGCACGACTATGTGAGTGTCCAAGCAGATGCCAATGCACAAAAAGTGGCAGAAGACAACCCAGAGCTCATTGAAATAGTTAGAGTACTTCAGGAAAAGGTGACATCTCTTGAAAAAGATAATTTAAAGCTGAGAGAAAGAATGATTACTTTAGATGACATTCAGAGAAGTGAAAAGTTATGCAGCTTTTACACTGGTTTTCCTAATTATGGGACTTTCAAAGCCTTGTTTGATTATCTAAAAGATGCAGCTGCTACCAAAAGGAACTGGCGAGGAGGAGAAACTGCCAATAAGAGTCATTTTTCTGACAGATTTCAAAGAAAACCTGGCCCAGATTCAAAACTGACACTCGAAGAGGAATTTCTTATTGTTATGATCCGATTAAAAGTGGGATTGTTTCAAAAGGATTTAGCCCTTAGATTTGGTCTGTCTGAAGCAACCATATCACGAGTATTTACATCATAGATCAACCTTATGTATATTGAACTGAAGGACTTGTGTGAAATGCCTGACTGTGAGTCCTCAGAGAAGGCAAAGCAATTTGGAAGGTTTCCCATGGTTAGAGTAATTTTGGACTGTACAGAAATTTACACTGAGAAGCCTTCTTCTCTCCAGGCTAACAAAGCAATTTACAGTCATTAGAAGTCACATAACACATTCAAGTACTTAGTGGGCATAAGCCCTCACCCCTCAGTTGTTTATGTTTCTCGTGCATGGGGTGGCAGAGCCTCAGACAAACACATAACTAGTCACAGCCAAGATCTTATTGATGCCTTGAAACCTGGCGAGCAAGTTATGGTAGACAGAGGATTTGCcattgaaagcattcttcttcCCAGAAGTGTTGAACTTGTTATTCCAGACTTTAAAGGACAGGGCCGTTCACAGCTAACCGAGATTGAGGGGAAAATGTCCGAAAAGATTGCTGAAGCAAGAATCCATGTAGAGAGGGCAATGCAGCGAATTAAAATGTATCACATTTTGGGCAATGAGTTCAAGCTATCAATGGCACACCTGGCTGACCAAATATTTACAGTGTGTGCTTTTCTTGTAAATTTTCAAACTTCGTTTTTAAAGTAGGTTGAGCTTTCTTTGCATGTGGTGTGTCCACCATGTTACTTCAGATGAAACTACATCTACAGATGTGTTTAATCTTAAACAGTAAAATTATATTGCTTGTAGTATTTCATTTTAGCtgcatgaacaaaattaatgatatctGTTGCATTTTAACTAGAGAGAAACACTTAATTTAAATAACTGATACTCATTGATGTAGGCAAGGTTTACATTAAGTCTGTACCAAACATATATATCTAAATGTCTAAAATTATGTTTTGAGCACTTTTTCTGTATTACAGGTATATACAGTTAAGTTGAGTTGAAAGCAACCTCAAAAAGGGTGTTGGTCCTTTGAAAATTaagattttaatattttaatatcaaACTTCTCAACTTCAACAATTCCCAAAATACATCTTGTTTATCTTCTAAAATTTTGCAGAGGTGTTGGTTACAGTTTCTCTTAAGACAAACAAAGTGATGTGACTGTTATAGGAAATGTCAAGTGTTGAATAAAATATTTGTCAAAATTCATAATCATACAGGAACTTCAATGtctgaaagaaaaatacaacTTTCAAAATGCACTCTGGTCAGTTGAACACAACACTTGAATACTTATGTTTTTCTTACTTTAGAGTGAAATAATAAACTCTCCTGTCTTACCCTAGGTTAAAGATATATTTCAGTACTCCATATTTAGAATGTCTGTAAAGTCTGTACGATTGTCTGAAACACATATATCTCCCATTCTATATCCTCAACAAATTATCATAAGTTAGGCCAAATTTGCCTATTCTTTCTAGACCATTCTTTACACGGGGATAGGCTAATTCCAGCAGAATAGTGTCATTGTAAAATTTTTCCAGCTTTAAAATTCTCTCTTCCCAAATGTTTCATCAAATGTTAGTCTTTCTATATAAAAAGACTTTCCATCTGAAGCAACAAAGTCACCCCATAATCTTGGAGTGCATAACAATTgttgttgaacttgaaaataataCCTGTGGTTTTCATTCACCACAAGCTCACCAGGGGTTTCTTTGCTAGGTTTACATATATGTAGTCTCAAAAGTGCTTGGTGTAGAGTTTCACTTTCTCTGGGATGGATTTTCTTTGCTTCTACAAGTCCATGTGAACCAACCAAGCCATCTGGGGATGCAGCAAGGAAGGGGTACTGTTCAGAAATAAATAGTCCACATTTTGAGACTTTAACACCTTTGATTTCTGAATATTTTTCTATGATCCCACATTCTGACAATTGTCCATCTTTCATAAATGAAGTGGTGACAGTTGAGTTCATTCCCATTATTTCCTTCATTGCTTTAGTAGGACTGGTTGTAGGCTTTATGAAAGCTCTTTTACACTTTGAGGCAGTAATGCGTGGTTTCCTGTGTCTATACCAAGCTTCACAATCTGCTTGATCTCTTGTTTCCTCTTCAATATGTGATTTTTGTTCTGGAGTGACAAACaactttcttttgattttgtcTGCCCTTTCTTTGATCTCAGATAGGGAGACAGGTTGGTATTTAGGGGGACTTATTAACTCATCCCCGACTTCTATGTTACTATGTGATTTGGAGACAGAAGAGTTCTGGTCACTTTCCTGGCATGTGAAGCTGACAGTTTCTTGTAATTCAATTTCCATACAATAAGGCAAATCTATGTCATTTAATTGTTCACCTTCACATGGAGTGTCCAAGGTTGGCTCACAATTATTTTGAGATTCAGTATTTTGACCATTTTGACTAGGCATACCTATTAGATGAAAAATAGGGGGAATGCTGTCTCTTTGATTTGcaatcaaaatgtcattttttaGCTTAAGTTTCTTCTCCAACCTTTTGTCTTGTGAAATATCACACTTGAACACTTTATTAGCAAAACTTGCAGATGGTTTCACTATCTTGGAAGAGGGTTTGGTTCCAAATTTAGCTTTGTAAATATGAAGATCCTCTATCATCTTTGGCTCACAGTTTGCACCTTTAGGGTCTGTCCACTTGCACTTCATATCTGTGCATGTTGGGTCAACAGGCAACTCTTCATGTCCCTCTGCAATTATGTCacagagaagaaacaaaacagcacCAATATGGCTACAGTCTTTTCTTAGACCAACTGTACAGGTACAGTGTGTGTAGA
Above is a genomic segment from Acropora muricata isolate sample 2 chromosome 1, ASM3666990v1, whole genome shotgun sequence containing:
- the LOC136921854 gene encoding uncharacterized protein, with the protein product MEACRANYDLSKFHTYSDVSKLRKLHLKRLASQLNCFSTTLGKKALVSIVCNELNISTCGNNSTGKKRRCNEIDDEETAWLPYLQKLRNWGKSISALPENIDIQDVKRFLIGSGFKDEEVKKYKTLRSWEHKQGVHSLRTQIVPCDTRLCAIQAAVNPSFSTDQDETKLVYIILQRSSAKPVYTHCTCTVGLRKDCSHIGAVLFLLCDIIAEGHEELPVDPTCTDMKCKWTDPKGANCEPKMIEDLHIYKAKFGTKPSSKIVKPSASFANKVFKCDISQDKRLEKKLKLKNDILIANQRDSIPPIFHLIGMPSQNGQNTESQNNCEPTLDTPCEGEQLNDIDLPYCMEIELQETVSFTCQESDQNSSVSKSHSNIEVGDELISPPKYQPVSLSEIKERADKIKRKLFVTPEQKSHIEEETRDQADCEAWYRHRKPRITASKCKRAFIKPTTSPTKAMKEIMGMNSTVTTSFMKDGQLSECGIIEKYSEIKGVKVSKCGLFISEQYPFLAASPDGLVGSHGLVEAKKIHPRESETLHQALLRLHICKPSKETPGELVVNENHRYYFQVQQQLLCTPRLWGDFVASDGKSFYIERLTFDETFGKREF